The following are encoded in a window of Onthophagus taurus isolate NC chromosome 3, IU_Otau_3.0, whole genome shotgun sequence genomic DNA:
- the LOC111420729 gene encoding phenoloxidase-activating factor 2-like, translating into MYLSNMFSQFFYVILFFVVFLRTTTITASPVSDESEDSLKTSLFCDENEKKVCVPYYMCNPTSNTIIPSSAYYNYDMAEPVNHFINLKNEGNKCPNILDKCCKQEELPPNTEAAPISSTFLNSHKVNSSQLSYCGIRNPHGLGFTITGDDGGEAQYGEFPWVLAILKTDYNPAVDESSSICGGSLISPQVVLTAAHCVENYLGKLDKIKVRAGEWDTSTDAELYPKQERGVSKIITHINYNTDTLENDLALIFLDKPYTRAANVGTICLPLYKQVANSMNCFTGGWGKTDFDNNASYANILKKIELPIVPHDVCQAVLRKNGLGPNYILPDTLICAGEYGKDACKGDGGSPLICPDPNNPKRYVQVGIVVGGIECFKAPGLYADVAGARHWIDAIMAQEGYNTIPYSK; encoded by the exons ATGTATCTATCAAATAtgttttctcaatttttttacgTAATCTTATTTTTCGTGGTTTTTCTTCGCACCACGACGATTACCGCGTCTCCAGTAAGCGATGAATCGGAAGATTCCTTAAAAACATCGCTATTTTGcgatgaaaacgaaaaaaaagtgTGTGTACCTTATTATATGTGTAACCCTACTTCAAATACGATTATTCCATCGTCAGCTTATTACAACTATGATATGGCAGAACCtgtaaatcattttattaatttaaa gaATGAAGGGAATAAATGTCCAAACATATTGGATAAATGTTGTAAACAAGAAGAATTACCCCCCAACACCGAAGCTGCACCTATATCAAGTACTTTTCTTAATTCGCATAAAGTAAATTCGTCACAACTTAGTTATTGTGGAATAAGAAATCCTCACGGCCTCGGTTTTACGATAACAGGTGATGATGGGGGCGAAGCTCAATACGGGGAATTTCCTTGGGttcttgcaattttaaaaactgaTTATAATCCAGCCGTGGATGAATCTTCATCGATTTGTGGTGGATCATTAATTTCGCCGCAAGTTGTTTTAACTGCTGCTCACTGTGTTGAAaa ttatttaggtaaattggataaaataaaagtgcGTGCTGGCGAATGGGATACATCAACCGACGCAGAATTATATCCGAAACAAGAACGTGgagtttcaaaaataattacacaCATAAACTATAATACTGACActttagaaaatgatttagctttaatttttcttgataaacCATATACTCGAGCTGCGAATGTAGGCACGATTTGTTTGCCGTTATACAAACAAGTTGCGAACTCAATGAATTGTTTCACCGGTGGATGGGGAAAAACAGATTTTGATa ATAACGCAAGTTAtgcaaacattttaaagaaaatcgaATTACCTATTGTGCCACATGATGTTTGTCAAGCTGTATTGCGCAAAAATGGACTTGGACCTAATTACATCCTTCCCGACACTCTTATTTGCGCCGGGGAATATGGTAAAGATGCTTGTaag ggTGATGGAGGAAGCCCATTGATTTGTCCAGACCCAAATAATCCAAAGAGATACGTTCAAGTTGGTATTGTAGTGGGGGGAATAGAGTGCTTTAAAGCTCCAGGACTTTATGCAGATGTAGCCGGCGCTAGACATTGGATTGATGCCATAATGGCTCAAGAAGGTTATAATACAATTCCTTAttcaaaatga